A genome region from Scleropages formosus chromosome 6, fSclFor1.1, whole genome shotgun sequence includes the following:
- the sowahb gene encoding ankyrin repeat domain-containing protein SOWAHB: MAAELSQGAVLSFLRSRGGRVRNAELLGHFWRFLREGEHEDRARNRELFKRFVNAVAVVQQQRDGAALVVLRRKFAVEESGTGKKSPQRRRGRGASSSAEREKRESPSRSSSSSSRRRRSSEEVLASAGILHLRGESACEQQQHQPPPPPPPPTGSPPAAALAPAAGPRTSGLTGGGAAAAAESQRERSSGALVPAPGARRRLRCPEQLPAAAVRGGGEAGHRDCCCRSSSSSSASTLGDAFGASPSPPEEPGPAMCSRVLPPSSCGAPLGRKPDSLATIGSEEKEEEEEDDDDDDNGGGGGTGPAASASYSDCHRLGLSASHGDLVAPARRGPEGLHAQDWASEETLHLPGSRVLEMLERAQEARLLTLLHRPERKVTPGPTRDEVAVPLRSGASRSRRELRSRMCRSLGADLDQPFPEDVVSARRNRLYLLSSSLSINYPLSTYSRTHRSPAGPEARSGTACAIRGPYGQRSVPVPLDPKEHDWLLKAASGSWTEIYALFREEPTLLDKRDFISGYTLLHWIAKHGDHRVLNTLWYGVNKAGMDLDVDARTTCGYTPLHLAAIHGHKKMIRLLVHKFKAKVTLRDTSGKRPWQYLASSGSGDLLQLLGSPKSGSAEGKRPLSSESVLVQPNTASPRVKRQTSLAALLKHKSVLKIPLHSESFV; encoded by the coding sequence ATGGCCGCGGAGCTGAGCCAGGGCGCCGTGCTGAGCTTCCTGCGCAGTCGCGGCGGTCGCGTGCGGAACGCGGAGCTGCTCGGCCACTTCTGGCGCTTCCTGCGCGAGGGCGAGCACGAGGACAGGGCGCGAAACCGGGAGCTCTTCAAACGCTTCGTCAACGCCGTGGCcgtggtgcagcagcagcgggacGGGGCCGCGCTCGTCGTGCTGCGGAGGAAGTTTGCGGTGGAGGAGAGCGGTACCGGTAAGAAGAGTCCGCAGCGGCGCCGAGGTCGGGGAGCCTCTTCCTCCGCCGAGCGGGAGAAACGCGAGTCTCCGagtcgcagcagcagcagcagcagcagacgccGCCGGTCGAGCGAAGAAGTGCTCGCTTCCGCCGGGATTCTCCACCTGCGCGGCGAGTCCGcctgtgagcagcagcagcaccagcccccgccgccgccgccgccgccgaccGGTTCTCCGCCTGCGGCAGCGCTCGCACCTGCTGCCGGCCCCCGGACGAGCGGGCTCACGGGAGGAGGGGCGGCGGCCGCCGCCGAGTCGCAGCGGGAGCGGAGTAGCGGAGCGCTCGTACCGGCGCCGGGAGCACGGAGGAGGCTGCGGTGTCCCGAGCAGCTCCCTGCAGCAGCAGTCAGGGGTGGCGGGGAAGCTGGACACAGGGACTGCTGCTGCCGGTCGAGCAGCTCCTCCTCGGCCTCCACGCTGGGGGATGCTTTCGGAGCATCTCCTTCCCCTCCGGAAGAGCCCGGCCCCGCGATGTGCTCTCGGGTCCTACCCCCTAGTAGCTGCGGGGCCCCCCTGGGGCGCAAGCCGGACAGCCTCGCCACCATCGGGagtgaggagaaggaggaggaggaggaggacgacgacgacgacgacaacgGCGGTGGCGGAGGGACGGGCCCTGCGGCGTCGGCATCCTACTCGGACTGCCACCGGCTCGGACTTTCCGCGAGTCACGGGGACCTGGTGGCGCCGGCGCGGAGGGGCCCCGAAGGGCTCCACGCGCAGGACTGGGCCAGCGAGGAGACTCTGCATCTGCCGGGATCCCGAGTGCTCGAGATGCTGGAGCGGGCCCAGGAGGCCAGGCTGCTCACGCTGTTGCACCGTCCCGAGAGGAAGGTGACCCCTGGGCCGACGCGGGACGAGGTCGCGGTCCCCCTGCGTTCGGGCGCCTCCAGGAGCAGGCGCGAGCTGCGGAGCAGAATGTGCCGCAGTCTGGGAGCCGACCTGGATCAGCCTTTCCCCGAGGACGTGGTTTCGGCACGACGCAACAGACTGtacctgctctcctcctccttgagTATAAACTACCCACTGTCGACGTACTCGCGCACGCACCGGAGCCCCGCTGGCCCCGAGGCCCGGAGCGGGACCGCGTGCGCCATCAGGGGCCCTTACGGCCAGCGGAGCGTCCCGGTGCCGCTGGATCCCAAGGAACACGACTGGCTGCTGAAAGCGGCTTCCGGAAGCTGGACCGAGATATACGCTCTGTTTCGGGAGGAGCCGACGCTCCTGGATAAGAGGGACTTCATTTCGGGGTACACGCTGCTGCACTGGATCGCCAAACACGGCGACCATCGGGTTCTCAACACGCTATGGTACGGCGTGAACAAGGCCGGAATGGACCTCGACGTGGACGCCAGAACCACGTGCGGCTACACGCCTCTGCACCTGGCGGCCATCCACGGGCACAAGAAGATGATCCGCCTTCTGGTGCACAAGTTCAAAGCCAAAGTGACTCTGAGGGACACCAGCGGAAAGAGGCCCTGGCAGTACCTGGCGAGCAGCGGCTCCGGCGACCTGCTCCAGTTGCTCGGCTCTCCGAAAAGTGGGAGCGCCGAGGGTAAAAGGCCCTTGTCCTCGGAGAGCGTCCTGGTGCAGCCCAACACCGCGTCCCCCCGAGTCAAGAGGCAAACGTCCCTCGCCGCGCTCCTCAAGCACAAGTCTGTCCTCAAAATCCCACTTCATTCAGAGTCCTTCGTGTGA
- the ccni gene encoding cyclin-I yields the protein MKFSEPLESQRLSFLLEKAASREAQMWKVYVPKIPTNQDTHISPAQRDEAVSWLIDLHLNIQLYPETISLAVGVLDRFLAIVKARPKYLRCIAITCFFLAAKTIEEDERIPSLRDLAKTSSCGCSPSEILRMERIILDKLNWDLHMATPLDFLHIFHAMVLTCRSRFLTCLLGTNRSEHMALLTHQLYHCLADHTLLQVKGSMLALAIITLELEKWCPDWLALTIDLLKKAQIDSSQLIRCRELVARVLSPQLASLPPNTVYIYQPLRHSWQALVSRQPPGDHAAAFARDGSRPLGPLAPPAFPDHLHPQPFRLRGKHSTKRKVEEMEVDEFYDGIKRLYNEDPNTQEGTAGEGQSLACSSSLVRQEGSISPCPPLQPVSVT from the exons GACACTCATATCTCCCCAGCCCAGCGGGATGAGGCTGTCAGCTGGCTGATCGATCTGCATTTGAACATCCAGCTATATCCGGAGACCATTTCCTTGGCCGTTGGTGTTTTAGACCGGTTTTTGGCCATTGTCAAA GCCCGCCCAAAGTACCTCCGCTGTATTGCAATCACCTGCTTCTTCTTGGCTGCCAAGACGATTGAGGAAGATGAG CGCATCCCATCCCTGCGTGATCTGGCCAAGACCAGTAGCTGTGGTTGCTCTCCATCGGAAATTCTGAGGATGGAGAGGATCATTCTGGATAAACTGAACTGGGATCTGCACATGGCAACACCCCTGGATTTCCTTCACATT TTCCACGCCATGGTTCTGACGTGCAGGTCCCGGTTTCTGACATGTCTGCTGGGCACGAACCGGTCCGAGCACATGGCTCTGCTCACCCACCAGCTGTACCACTGCCTGGCAGACCACACGCTGCTGCAGGTGAAGGGCTCAATGCTGGCCCTTGCCATCATCACCTTGGAACTGGAGAAATGGTGTCCTGACTGGCTGGCTCTCACGATCGACCTGCTCAAAAAGGCACAG ATCGATAGCTCCCAGCTGATCCGCTGTCGAGAGCTAGTGGCACGTGTCCTGTCCCCGCAACTGGCCTCCCTGCCTCCCAACACCGTGTACATCTACCAGCCCCTGCGCCACAGTTGGCAAGCGCTCGTCTCTCGGCAGCCCCCCGGCGACCACGCTGCGGCGTTCGCGAGGGACGGCTCGCGTCCCTTGGGTCCCCTCGCTCCGCCTGCCTTCCCAGACCACCTGCACCCCCAGCCCTTCCGCCTGCGGGGCAAACACTCTACCAAGCGCAaggtggaggagatggaggtggaTGAGTTCTACGACGGAATAAAGCGCCTGTACAATGAAGACCCcaacacccaggaggggacggcGGGGGAGGGGCAGAGCCTCGCCTGCAGCTCCTCGCTGGTTCGGCAGGAGGGCAGCATCTCACCCTGTCCCCCCCTGCAACCCGTCAGCGTGAcctga